The following coding sequences are from one Vibrio syngnathi window:
- a CDS encoding protein adenylyltransferase SelO, with protein MSVWDSISFNNRFTALPRLFYTPIQPTPLSNVQWLAWNHNLANELGFPSFEDASKELLETLSGNVEPEPFSPVAMKYAGHQFGSYNPDLGDGRGLLLAQVVAKSGETFDLHLKGAGKTPYSRMGDGRAVIRSTVREYLCSEAMAGLNIPTTRALAMMTSDTPVYREKQEWGALLVRAAESHIRFGHFEHLFYTNQLAEHKLLADKVIEWHFPECLDEDKPYAAMFNEIVDRTAEMVALWQANGFAHGVMNTDNMSIIGQTFDYGPFAFLDEYDPRLICNHSDYQGRYAFNQQPRIGLWNLSALAHSLSPLVDKADLEAALEQYEPQMNGYFSQMMRRKLGLLSKLEGDSRLFESLFELMSQNKVDYPRFFRTLSNLDTLPPQDVIDLVIDREAAKLWVDNYLQRCELEDSSVAGRCEKMRQVNPKYILRNYLAQLAIDKAERGDSSDIDALMVVLADPYAEHPDYEHLAALPPEWGKAMEISCSS; from the coding sequence ATGTCTGTCTGGGATTCTATTTCATTTAACAATCGATTTACCGCATTACCTCGACTGTTCTATACCCCAATTCAACCTACACCGCTCAGCAATGTCCAATGGCTCGCATGGAACCATAACCTTGCGAATGAACTCGGCTTTCCGTCATTTGAGGACGCCTCTAAGGAATTGCTTGAGACGCTGTCGGGCAATGTTGAACCTGAGCCATTCTCGCCGGTAGCAATGAAATACGCAGGCCATCAGTTTGGCTCTTATAACCCTGATTTAGGTGATGGAAGAGGGTTGCTTTTAGCACAAGTTGTCGCTAAAAGTGGTGAAACCTTCGATTTACACCTGAAAGGTGCAGGCAAAACCCCCTATTCACGTATGGGCGATGGCCGTGCGGTTATTCGCTCAACGGTGCGTGAGTATCTATGTAGTGAAGCAATGGCGGGTCTTAATATCCCAACCACTCGCGCGTTGGCAATGATGACCAGTGACACACCGGTTTATCGTGAGAAGCAAGAGTGGGGCGCATTGTTGGTGCGCGCTGCTGAGTCACATATTCGTTTCGGTCACTTTGAACACCTGTTTTATACCAATCAGTTGGCAGAACATAAATTATTGGCCGACAAAGTCATCGAATGGCACTTCCCAGAATGCCTCGATGAAGATAAACCCTACGCTGCTATGTTTAATGAGATTGTTGATCGTACTGCGGAAATGGTCGCGTTGTGGCAAGCGAATGGTTTTGCTCATGGGGTGATGAACACCGATAACATGTCGATCATCGGGCAAACCTTCGATTATGGCCCGTTCGCCTTCTTAGATGAATATGACCCTCGCTTGATTTGTAATCACTCCGACTATCAAGGTCGTTATGCCTTTAATCAGCAGCCTAGAATTGGATTATGGAATTTGTCAGCACTGGCTCATTCTCTTTCGCCGCTGGTGGATAAAGCCGATTTAGAGGCCGCGTTAGAGCAGTACGAACCGCAAATGAATGGTTATTTCAGTCAGATGATGCGTCGTAAGTTGGGGCTGCTTTCGAAACTAGAGGGCGACAGTCGTTTGTTTGAATCGTTGTTCGAACTGATGTCGCAAAATAAAGTCGACTACCCAAGGTTCTTTAGAACGTTGTCGAACTTGGATACCTTGCCGCCACAGGACGTGATTGATTTGGTTATCGATCGCGAGGCCGCAAAGCTATGGGTGGATAACTACTTGCAACGCTGCGAATTAGAAGACAGTTCAGTGGCAGGTCGCTGTGAAAAGATGAGACAGGTGAACCCTAAATACATCCTCAGAAATTACCTAGCCCAGCTTGCGATAGATAAAGCTGAGCGCGGTGATAGCAGCGATATTGATGCACTAATGGTGGTGCTGGCAGATCCTTATGCAGAACACCCTGATTATGAACATCTGGCAGCTCTGCCTCCTGAGTGGGGCAAAGCCATGGAGATCAGTTGTTCTTCTTAG
- a CDS encoding response regulator produces MPTNTRILVVDDDQEICELLEEYLTKSGFAVSSVGDGVELETYLQSNGYPDLILLDVMLPGDDGFTLCQRVRKQSNVPIIMLTAVSDETDQIIGLEIGADDYIAKPFSPRQLMARIKALLRRVQVVDDKPNDALPKQIIFGDWTLDTLAHRISHNESSEEMDLSGSDFSLLMLFLTRPNEVLDRDTISFATRGREALPFERGIDVQLSRLRSRLGDSGKYPHYIKTMRGNGYILAVPVQYEH; encoded by the coding sequence ATGCCAACAAATACTCGAATTCTCGTGGTGGATGATGATCAAGAAATCTGCGAGCTGCTGGAAGAGTACCTCACAAAATCGGGTTTCGCTGTCTCTTCGGTGGGAGATGGTGTTGAACTCGAAACTTATCTGCAAAGTAATGGTTATCCAGACCTGATTCTGCTTGATGTGATGCTACCCGGTGACGACGGTTTTACCTTGTGTCAGCGAGTTCGAAAGCAATCGAATGTACCTATCATCATGCTGACTGCGGTATCGGATGAAACCGATCAGATTATCGGGCTGGAAATTGGTGCCGATGACTATATTGCCAAGCCGTTTAGCCCTCGTCAGTTAATGGCTCGAATCAAAGCGCTGTTACGCCGTGTTCAAGTAGTCGATGACAAACCCAATGATGCACTGCCAAAGCAGATTATTTTTGGTGATTGGACGCTTGATACGCTCGCACATCGAATCTCACACAATGAGAGCTCAGAAGAGATGGACTTGTCGGGCAGTGATTTTTCTTTGTTGATGTTGTTCTTAACTCGACCTAACGAAGTTCTCGACCGGGATACTATCTCTTTTGCGACCAGAGGCCGTGAAGCACTGCCTTTTGAACGCGGTATTGATGTGCAGCTTAGTCGCCTGAGAAGCCGATTGGGTGACAGTGGCAAATATCCTCATTACATCAAAACCATGCGCGGTAACGGCTACATTCTTGCTGTGCCGGTTCAGTATGAACACTAA
- a CDS encoding ATP-binding protein, which produces MNWMSWLKPNSLVARTLLLTLLAVVIAQGIATSIWYSESKHKELEGIRSASSSMANMFASTVTFFQSLPVKYRHIVLDQIRNMGGTRFFVSFNKEALIVEPIPDTRLKTASIEAIESVLSSKLNKVASVRVDFSRPEHLRLLKNDIYLSDLPRSWAHHTLTLEPLNPPILVVQIELTSHEWVYIAALLPAPYVKLDDTILGREQVIFLVSSTLILLVLTYLMIRRQVRPLKKLARAANEMSMDIQQPPLNEEGATELVTATRAFNRMQQRIRRYVADREHLFSAISHDLKTPITRLRLRAELLESELKKDKFNKDLDELEMMVKGALQAVRDTDLHENNAIIDLNEMMLSVIELHNQHQTLVEFEPTVVEPLVAKPLAIKRVLTNLIDNAVKYGSSAEVEISGDDLWVVVTIQDRGNGIPEDKLELVFEPYFRLATDDQGHGLGLGICRNILHGHGGDLIIRNYPQGGLEVKVYIPTGLEV; this is translated from the coding sequence ATGAACTGGATGAGTTGGTTGAAACCAAATTCGTTAGTCGCAAGAACCTTATTGTTGACACTGTTAGCCGTGGTAATAGCTCAGGGCATCGCAACGTCTATCTGGTATAGCGAATCAAAACACAAAGAGCTGGAAGGGATTCGCTCTGCCTCGTCGAGCATGGCGAACATGTTTGCTTCAACGGTGACTTTTTTCCAATCTCTACCCGTTAAATATCGTCATATCGTGCTAGATCAAATACGCAATATGGGCGGTACGCGTTTCTTCGTTTCTTTCAATAAAGAGGCTTTGATTGTCGAGCCGATTCCCGATACCCGCTTAAAAACTGCCTCAATTGAGGCCATAGAAAGTGTTTTGAGTAGCAAACTCAATAAAGTGGCGTCAGTGCGGGTTGATTTCTCTCGTCCGGAGCACCTTCGTTTGCTCAAAAATGATATCTATTTAAGCGATCTCCCGCGATCGTGGGCACATCATACTTTAACCTTAGAGCCTCTTAATCCGCCGATTCTGGTTGTTCAAATAGAATTAACCAGCCACGAATGGGTATATATCGCAGCGTTGTTGCCAGCGCCATATGTAAAACTCGACGATACGATTCTCGGTCGTGAGCAAGTCATTTTCTTAGTTTCTTCGACACTCATTCTATTGGTTTTGACTTACTTGATGATTCGTCGTCAAGTACGCCCTCTTAAAAAGTTAGCAAGAGCGGCTAATGAGATGAGCATGGATATTCAGCAGCCTCCGCTTAACGAAGAAGGGGCAACGGAACTGGTCACTGCCACTCGAGCCTTTAATCGCATGCAGCAACGGATTCGTCGCTATGTTGCTGACCGAGAGCACCTTTTCTCTGCGATCTCCCATGACTTAAAGACACCAATAACACGTCTTAGGTTGCGTGCAGAGTTGTTGGAGAGTGAACTAAAGAAAGACAAATTCAATAAAGATCTCGATGAACTTGAGATGATGGTTAAAGGTGCTTTGCAAGCGGTAAGAGACACGGACCTTCATGAAAACAATGCCATTATCGATCTCAACGAGATGATGCTCTCTGTAATTGAACTGCACAACCAACATCAAACCTTAGTTGAGTTTGAGCCGACCGTGGTTGAGCCGTTAGTCGCGAAACCACTGGCGATTAAGCGTGTACTGACCAACTTAATCGACAATGCGGTTAAGTATGGTTCATCAGCTGAAGTGGAAATCAGCGGTGACGACCTTTGGGTCGTTGTGACTATTCAAGACCGTGGTAATGGCATTCCAGAAGACAAGTTAGAGTTGGTTTTCGAACCCTACTTTAGGTTAGCAACCGACGACCAAGGACACGGTTTAGGCCTCGGCATCTGCCGAAATATCCTGCACGGACACGGCGGAGATCTCATTATTCGCAACTACCCTCAAGGTGGCTTGGAAGTCAAAGTCTATATCCCCACAGGCCTAGAAGTGTAG
- a CDS encoding ABC transporter substrate-binding protein, with product MKINKTLLTISLLAASTFSHAGEVEVLHWWTAGGEAKSAAVLKEMIEQQGHTWKDFAVAGGGGESAMTVLKTRAVSGNPPSAAQIKGHDIQEWGGLGFLTSLDATAKQEQWDELLPEVVTKVMKWDGEYVAVPVNVHRVNWLWANPVVLEKSGVTVPTTLDEFFVAADKIKAAGFIPLAHGGQPWQDATVFEAVALDVLGSEDYNKAFVDLDMDVLSGDKMVEVFTKFKKMRDYIDSNSPGRDWNVATSMVINGEAAMQIMGDWAKGEFTAAGKVPGKDYICAPAPGTDGQFTFNIDSFAFFELSDKENQKAQQDLAKTILTKDFQEVFNLNKGSIPVRLDMDMSKFDQCALDSMATFKASAESGDLVPSMAHGLATTSYAQGAIYDVVTNFFNEKDADPKQAAAKLAKAVKAAI from the coding sequence ATGAAAATCAATAAAACCCTACTTACTATATCTCTTCTTGCTGCCTCAACATTTTCTCACGCTGGTGAAGTGGAAGTGCTTCACTGGTGGACTGCCGGTGGCGAAGCGAAATCCGCTGCGGTACTGAAAGAGATGATTGAACAACAAGGCCATACGTGGAAAGACTTCGCAGTTGCTGGTGGCGGCGGCGAAAGTGCGATGACTGTTTTGAAAACTCGGGCTGTATCGGGCAATCCTCCGTCTGCCGCACAGATCAAAGGTCATGATATTCAAGAGTGGGGTGGTTTAGGTTTTCTAACGTCTCTCGATGCGACTGCTAAACAAGAACAGTGGGATGAACTACTACCAGAAGTAGTGACTAAAGTGATGAAGTGGGATGGCGAATATGTAGCAGTTCCTGTCAACGTTCACCGTGTTAACTGGCTTTGGGCTAACCCTGTTGTTTTAGAAAAATCAGGTGTGACGGTTCCAACGACATTAGATGAGTTCTTTGTTGCTGCAGACAAGATTAAAGCGGCTGGCTTTATTCCACTGGCTCATGGTGGTCAACCTTGGCAAGACGCGACGGTATTCGAGGCAGTAGCACTTGATGTACTAGGCAGTGAAGATTACAACAAAGCGTTCGTTGATCTTGATATGGACGTATTATCTGGCGACAAGATGGTGGAAGTGTTCACCAAGTTCAAAAAGATGCGTGACTACATTGACAGCAACTCTCCAGGTCGTGATTGGAACGTCGCAACTTCAATGGTTATCAATGGCGAAGCCGCGATGCAAATCATGGGTGATTGGGCGAAAGGTGAGTTTACTGCGGCAGGCAAAGTGCCGGGTAAAGATTACATCTGTGCACCAGCTCCAGGTACTGACGGCCAATTTACCTTCAATATCGATAGCTTTGCGTTCTTTGAGTTAAGTGACAAAGAGAACCAAAAAGCGCAGCAAGACCTAGCGAAAACCATTCTTACTAAAGACTTCCAAGAAGTCTTCAACCTTAACAAAGGTTCTATCCCTGTACGTCTAGATATGGACATGTCTAAGTTTGACCAATGTGCGTTGGACTCAATGGCAACCTTCAAAGCGAGTGCTGAATCTGGCGACCTTGTTCCGAGTATGGCTCACGGCCTAGCGACAACAAGCTACGCTCAAGGCGCGATCTATGACGTAGTGACCAACTTCTTCAATGAGAAAGATGCCGATCCGAAACAAGCGGCAGCTAAGTTAGCAAAAGCAGTGAAAGCGGCTATCTAA
- a CDS encoding carbohydrate ABC transporter permease, translating into MEHILTESTPKPTRSQPAPKPSFADRLQHWLPKIVLAPTALVTVVCIYGYIFWTAALSFTNSRFLPSFNFVGLTQYEKLMDNDRWITSITNLGVFGFLFMAIAILLGVGLAVLLDQNIRQEGAIRTIYLYPMALSFIVTGTAWKWILNPGLGIEKLMQDWGFTDFKFDWLVDSEMSVYTLVIAALWQSSGFVMAMFLAGLRGIDSSIIKAAQIDGASLPTIYLKIILPCLRPVVFSAVIITSHIAIKSFDLVTAMTAGGPGYSSDLPALFMYAHSFTRGQIGLGAASAMMMLAGILAILVPYLYSELREKKS; encoded by the coding sequence ATGGAGCATATTTTGACTGAGTCGACTCCAAAACCCACAAGGAGCCAGCCTGCACCGAAACCGAGTTTTGCTGACAGGTTGCAACATTGGTTACCTAAAATTGTACTGGCGCCGACCGCGTTAGTGACCGTGGTGTGTATCTACGGCTACATTTTTTGGACGGCAGCGTTGTCGTTCACCAACTCTCGATTTCTACCGAGCTTTAACTTCGTTGGTTTAACCCAATATGAAAAGCTGATGGACAACGATCGCTGGATCACTTCAATCACCAACCTCGGTGTGTTTGGTTTTCTATTTATGGCTATTGCCATCTTGCTTGGTGTTGGTTTAGCGGTATTGCTTGACCAAAATATCCGTCAAGAAGGAGCGATTCGTACTATCTATCTCTACCCAATGGCGTTGTCATTCATCGTGACAGGTACGGCGTGGAAATGGATTCTTAACCCGGGTCTTGGCATTGAAAAACTGATGCAAGATTGGGGATTTACTGACTTCAAATTTGATTGGCTAGTCGACTCTGAAATGTCGGTCTATACCTTGGTTATCGCGGCGCTTTGGCAGTCTTCAGGGTTTGTGATGGCGATGTTCTTAGCGGGTCTGCGTGGTATCGATTCTTCAATTATCAAAGCGGCGCAAATTGATGGGGCAAGCTTACCCACTATTTATCTCAAAATCATTCTACCTTGCTTGCGTCCTGTGGTTTTCAGTGCGGTGATCATCACCTCACACATTGCGATTAAGAGCTTCGACCTTGTGACGGCAATGACGGCGGGTGGCCCGGGTTATTCATCGGATCTTCCAGCGCTATTTATGTATGCACACTCATTTACTCGTGGTCAAATCGGCCTTGGTGCTGCCAGCGCTATGATGATGCTTGCTGGTATCTTAGCGATTCTCGTGCCTTATCTTTACTCTGAACTTAGGGAGAAAAAGTCATGA
- a CDS encoding carbohydrate ABC transporter permease — protein sequence MMNNINFARIFIYSALLFFCLVYLMPLFVMALTSFKTLPDIKAGNLMSLPKEWVFDAWYKAWDTACTGVKCEGIKGYFWNSFQMVIPAVAISTLLGAFNGYVVTKWQFRGSNLFFSLLLFGCFIPFQVVLLPMATMLGKMGLANTTIGLVIVHVIYGMAFTTLFFRNFYISIPDELIKAAKLDGAGFFTIFFKILLPISTPIIMVTVIWQFTAIWNDFLFGVVYSGSETQPITVALNNLVNTSTGVKEYNVDMAAAIIAALPTLLVYVFAGKYFVRGLTAGSVKG from the coding sequence ATGATGAATAACATCAACTTTGCTCGAATCTTTATTTATTCAGCACTGCTTTTCTTCTGCTTGGTGTATTTAATGCCATTGTTCGTCATGGCGCTGACGTCATTCAAAACCTTGCCTGATATCAAGGCAGGCAACCTGATGAGCTTGCCAAAAGAGTGGGTGTTCGATGCTTGGTATAAAGCGTGGGACACCGCGTGTACGGGCGTAAAATGTGAAGGCATCAAAGGCTACTTCTGGAACTCGTTCCAAATGGTGATTCCTGCGGTTGCGATTTCAACATTGCTCGGTGCATTCAATGGTTATGTTGTGACGAAATGGCAATTCAGAGGTTCAAACCTGTTCTTTAGTTTGTTGTTATTTGGCTGCTTTATTCCATTCCAAGTGGTGTTGCTACCAATGGCAACCATGCTCGGTAAGATGGGACTAGCGAACACAACCATCGGCTTGGTGATTGTGCACGTTATCTACGGCATGGCGTTTACGACTCTGTTTTTCCGTAACTTCTATATCTCGATTCCCGATGAATTGATCAAGGCGGCAAAGCTCGACGGTGCTGGCTTCTTTACGATTTTCTTCAAGATCTTATTACCGATCTCGACACCGATCATCATGGTGACGGTGATCTGGCAGTTCACCGCAATCTGGAATGATTTCTTGTTCGGGGTGGTGTATTCGGGCTCAGAAACTCAGCCGATCACCGTGGCATTAAACAACCTAGTCAACACCAGCACAGGCGTTAAAGAATATAACGTCGATATGGCTGCCGCGATCATCGCGGCACTGCCAACGCTGTTGGTGTACGTCTTCGCAGGAAAATATTTTGTTCGTGGCCTAACGGCAGGATCAGTAAAAGGATAA